The Achromobacter deleyi genome has a window encoding:
- a CDS encoding ATP-dependent DNA helicase, with protein sequence MSYAVAVRALCEFTARAGDLDLRFTPAPTGLEGMAGHSVVTGRRGPDYETEVPLSGSFETLLVRGRADGYDPVANQLEEVKTYRGQFDSVRANHRVVHRAQARVYGHLLCQSRGLERLRVALVYFNVATEEETVLVETHEAADLAVFFQEQCGRFLAWAKTELAHRQARDAALDKLAFPHGEFRAGQRDLAVAVYRAARDGHCLMAQAPTGIGKTLGTIFPLLKASPGTGLDKIFFLAAKGSGRGLAVEALDTVNAQPAAPGLRVLDLQARDKTCEHPDLACHGDSCPLARGFYDRLPQARAAALEQSRLDAPTVRATAREHQVCPYYLSQELIRWSDVVVGDYNYYYDSTAMLHALTQAHQWKVAVLVDEAHNLVDRARRMYTGELDQNGLTAARHAAPKALKKPLDGLQRSWNALNKKQAERYQAYEAAPAGVLAAVQKAVAAITEYMGQSPLPQDDPLLGFYFEALHFMRLAEQFGPHALFDVTLSEAGVASAKTPPSTLCVRNVIPAQYLAARYAGAHATVLFSGTLSPQQFYRDTLGLPKDTPWIDVAAPFQAEQLAVRVVGNVSTRYRDRERSLAPIVDLIARQYAERPGNYLGFLSSFDYLQRVADLMRQRHPQVPIWLQTPRMDEPGRAAFLARFTEAGQGVGFAVLGGAFSEGVDLPGRRLIGAFIATLGLPQVNPVNENMKRAMDLRYGEENGYDYTYLYPGLQKVVQAAGRVIRTEQDVGTVHLIDDRYRRAKVRGLLPGWWRVD encoded by the coding sequence ATGAGCTACGCGGTGGCGGTACGCGCGCTGTGCGAATTCACGGCCCGGGCGGGTGACCTGGATCTGCGCTTCACGCCGGCGCCTACCGGCCTGGAAGGCATGGCGGGTCACTCCGTGGTGACGGGCCGGCGCGGGCCGGACTACGAAACCGAAGTGCCGCTGTCCGGCAGCTTCGAGACCCTGCTGGTGCGCGGCCGCGCCGACGGCTATGACCCCGTGGCCAACCAGCTCGAAGAGGTGAAGACCTATCGCGGGCAGTTCGACAGCGTGCGCGCGAACCATCGTGTGGTGCATCGGGCGCAGGCACGGGTGTACGGCCATCTGCTGTGCCAGTCGCGCGGGCTGGAACGCTTGCGGGTGGCGCTGGTGTACTTCAACGTGGCCACCGAAGAAGAGACCGTGCTGGTCGAGACGCACGAGGCCGCCGACCTGGCCGTCTTCTTCCAGGAGCAATGCGGGCGGTTCCTGGCCTGGGCCAAGACCGAGCTCGCGCACCGGCAGGCGCGCGACGCGGCGCTGGACAAGCTGGCGTTTCCGCACGGGGAGTTCCGCGCCGGACAGCGCGACCTGGCGGTGGCCGTCTACCGCGCGGCGCGCGACGGCCACTGCCTGATGGCGCAGGCGCCCACCGGCATCGGCAAGACGCTGGGTACGATCTTCCCGCTGCTCAAGGCCAGTCCGGGCACGGGCCTGGACAAGATCTTCTTCCTGGCGGCCAAGGGTTCCGGACGCGGGCTGGCCGTGGAGGCACTGGACACCGTCAATGCGCAGCCCGCCGCGCCCGGGCTGCGGGTGCTGGACCTGCAGGCCCGCGACAAGACCTGCGAGCATCCCGACCTGGCGTGCCACGGGGATTCCTGCCCCCTGGCGCGGGGCTTCTACGACCGCCTGCCGCAAGCCCGCGCGGCGGCGCTGGAACAGTCGCGGCTGGATGCCCCGACGGTGCGCGCCACGGCGCGCGAGCACCAGGTGTGCCCGTACTACCTGTCGCAGGAGCTGATCCGCTGGAGCGACGTGGTGGTGGGCGACTACAACTACTACTACGACTCGACCGCGATGCTCCACGCGCTGACGCAGGCGCACCAATGGAAGGTGGCGGTGCTGGTCGACGAGGCCCACAACCTGGTGGACCGCGCGCGCCGCATGTACACCGGCGAACTGGACCAGAACGGCTTGACGGCGGCGCGCCATGCGGCGCCCAAGGCCCTGAAGAAGCCGCTGGACGGCCTGCAGCGCTCATGGAACGCGCTGAACAAGAAGCAGGCCGAGCGCTACCAGGCCTACGAGGCCGCGCCGGCGGGCGTGTTGGCGGCGGTGCAGAAGGCGGTTGCGGCCATCACCGAATACATGGGCCAGTCGCCGCTGCCGCAGGACGATCCCTTGCTGGGCTTTTACTTCGAGGCGCTGCATTTCATGCGGCTGGCCGAGCAGTTCGGCCCGCACGCGCTGTTCGACGTGACGCTGAGCGAGGCCGGCGTCGCCAGCGCCAAGACGCCGCCTTCGACCTTGTGCGTGCGCAACGTGATTCCCGCGCAATATCTGGCGGCGCGCTATGCGGGGGCGCACGCCACCGTGCTGTTTTCGGGCACGCTGAGCCCGCAGCAGTTCTATCGCGACACGCTGGGACTGCCCAAGGACACGCCCTGGATCGATGTGGCCGCGCCGTTCCAGGCCGAGCAGCTGGCGGTGCGGGTGGTGGGCAACGTTTCCACGCGCTATCGCGACCGCGAGCGCTCGCTGGCGCCCATCGTGGACCTGATCGCGCGGCAGTATGCCGAGCGCCCCGGCAACTACCTGGGCTTTCTCAGCAGCTTCGACTACCTGCAGCGGGTGGCCGACCTGATGCGCCAGCGCCATCCGCAGGTGCCGATCTGGCTGCAGACGCCGCGCATGGACGAACCGGGCCGCGCAGCCTTCCTGGCGCGCTTTACGGAAGCGGGCCAGGGCGTGGGGTTCGCGGTGCTGGGCGGCGCGTTCTCCGAAGGGGTGGACCTGCCGGGCAGGCGGCTGATCGGCGCCTTCATCGCCACTCTGGGCTTGCCGCAGGTGAATCCCGTGAACGAAAACATGAAACGCGCCATGGACCTGCGCTATGGCGAGGAAAACGGCTACGACTACACCTACCTGTACCCCGGCCTGCAGAAGGTGGTGCAGGCGGCGGGCCGCGTCATCCGCACCGAACAGGACGTGGGCACGGTGCACCTGATCGACGACCGCTACCGCCGCGCCAAGGTGCGCGGCCTGCTGCCCGGCTGGTGGCGGGTCGACTGA
- a CDS encoding group III truncated hemoglobin has product MVHAFYGKARADEALGPIFNGMIHDWDEHLATLSDFWSAVLLGTRRFSGMPMPKHAAMPDLKAELFERWLVLFGETADALPNRALGDAAREMAKRMARSLWYGYQLSRDPSQPLTELRPA; this is encoded by the coding sequence ATGGTGCATGCCTTCTATGGCAAGGCCCGCGCCGACGAGGCGCTGGGCCCCATCTTCAACGGCATGATCCACGATTGGGACGAGCACCTGGCCACGCTGTCGGACTTCTGGTCCGCGGTGCTGCTGGGCACCCGGCGCTTCTCGGGCATGCCCATGCCCAAGCATGCCGCCATGCCCGACCTGAAGGCCGAACTCTTCGAGCGCTGGCTGGTGTTGTTCGGGGAGACCGCCGACGCCCTGCCCAACCGCGCGCTGGGCGACGCCGCCCGCGAAATGGCCAAGCGCATGGCGCGCAGTCTCTGGTATGGCTACCAGCTCAGCCGCGATCCCAGCCAACCCCTGACGGAACTGCGGCCCGCGTAG
- a CDS encoding MFS transporter: protein MQIPAPPPHPRRWLQLLSASLTALLIPLCFTGPAVVLPSISHALGGTPVELNWILNGYILAYGSVIMVSGSLTDLYGPRRVWLAGLAWFCAATFLIPLMPATAWIDFLRLMQGMGGAAAFAAAMSSLAPLFHGVARTRAFSLLGTTFGIGLSFGPLASGWMVQAAGWEWVFLATGFVGVAGGILVAISVRPTRGAAQGRLDWPGAISFTGALGLCTYGMLLAPEAGWTDSHVLGALLASVLLAVLFVRVERRVARPMLDLRLFHDPRFVGVQVLAASPAFLFIVLIAMLPGRFIGIDGYTALEAGQLMTGLAAPLLVVPFLAALLTRWCNPGLLSAAGLLAVAAGLAWLANVLTTGATGLWLPMSLIGIGIGVPWGLMDAMAVSVVDPRNVGMATGIFNTVRVSADGIAIAVVSALLALLIQMQLTAALGGAADGQTILLAANRGALGQLAEASSLLPGTADLLRHSYDAAFRKVLYALAGIAVLTALAIYALLGRPRRQAGAREQAPA from the coding sequence ATGCAAATCCCCGCCCCCCCTCCCCACCCCCGCCGCTGGCTGCAGTTGCTGTCCGCGAGCCTGACCGCGCTGCTGATTCCCTTGTGCTTCACCGGCCCCGCCGTCGTCCTGCCGTCCATCAGCCACGCGCTGGGCGGCACCCCGGTGGAACTGAACTGGATCCTCAACGGCTACATCCTGGCCTACGGCAGCGTCATCATGGTGTCCGGCAGCCTGACGGACCTGTACGGGCCGCGCCGCGTATGGCTGGCGGGCCTGGCCTGGTTCTGCGCCGCCACCTTCCTGATTCCCCTCATGCCCGCCACGGCCTGGATCGACTTCCTGCGGCTGATGCAAGGCATGGGCGGGGCCGCCGCCTTCGCCGCGGCCATGTCCTCGCTGGCGCCGCTGTTCCACGGCGTGGCGCGCACCCGCGCCTTCAGCCTGCTGGGCACCACCTTCGGCATCGGCCTGTCGTTCGGCCCCCTGGCCTCGGGCTGGATGGTGCAGGCCGCCGGCTGGGAGTGGGTGTTCCTCGCCACCGGATTCGTGGGCGTGGCCGGCGGCATCCTGGTGGCCATCAGCGTGCGTCCCACGCGCGGCGCCGCGCAGGGCCGCCTGGACTGGCCTGGCGCCATCAGCTTCACGGGCGCGCTCGGCCTGTGCACCTACGGCATGCTGCTGGCGCCCGAGGCCGGTTGGACCGACAGCCACGTGCTCGGCGCCCTGCTCGCATCGGTCCTGCTCGCTGTCCTGTTTGTCCGCGTGGAGCGGCGCGTTGCCCGGCCCATGCTGGACCTGCGCCTGTTCCACGACCCGCGCTTTGTCGGCGTGCAGGTACTGGCCGCCTCGCCCGCCTTCCTGTTCATAGTGCTGATCGCGATGCTGCCGGGCCGCTTCATCGGCATCGACGGGTACACCGCGCTTGAAGCCGGACAGCTGATGACAGGACTGGCCGCGCCGCTGCTGGTCGTGCCTTTCCTGGCCGCGCTGCTGACCCGCTGGTGCAACCCGGGGCTGCTGTCCGCCGCGGGGTTGCTGGCGGTTGCCGCCGGCCTGGCGTGGCTGGCCAATGTGCTGACGACCGGCGCCACCGGCCTGTGGCTGCCCATGAGCCTGATCGGTATCGGCATCGGCGTGCCGTGGGGCCTGATGGACGCCATGGCCGTCAGCGTCGTCGACCCGCGCAATGTCGGCATGGCCACGGGCATCTTCAACACGGTGCGCGTATCGGCCGACGGGATCGCCATCGCGGTGGTCAGCGCCCTGCTGGCCCTGCTGATCCAGATGCAGTTGACGGCAGCCCTGGGCGGCGCGGCGGACGGCCAGACCATCCTGCTGGCCGCCAACCGCGGCGCGCTGGGCCAGCTGGCCGAAGCCTCCAGCCTGCTGCCAGGCACGGCCGACCTGCTGCGGCACAGCTATGACGCGGCTTTTCGCAAGGTGCTGTATGCGCTGGCGGGCATTGCGGTGCTGACGGCGCTGGCCATCTATGCGCTGCTGGGCCGTCCTCGCCGCCAGGCCGGCGCGCGGGAACAGGCGCCAGCGTAA
- a CDS encoding LysR family transcriptional regulator, with protein MDSLSGISVFVLVAETRSFSEAGRVLGVSPSAVGKSVARMEERLKVRLFHRSTRHIALTPEGEKFLERCRRILCEVEAAELELSEATDAPQGKLRVSLPRYSGLFEEAIAGFMRQYPEVELDLDFTDRMVDVISEGFDAVVRTGEMDDSGLKRRRLGGFRRILAASPGYLRQHGVPRRASDLRQHACLHYRYPSTGRLEKWPLKLGPDAQAPELPLTLVCNSVEMRIFLALGGQGIVCLPDFTIRKELAAGRLQAVMEDRTRGNGTMWALWPASRHASPKLRVFIDHLAQHLFP; from the coding sequence ATGGACAGCCTGAGCGGAATCAGCGTGTTCGTGCTGGTGGCCGAGACGCGCAGTTTTTCCGAAGCCGGCCGTGTGCTGGGCGTGTCGCCGTCGGCCGTGGGCAAGAGCGTGGCGCGCATGGAAGAGCGCTTGAAGGTGCGGCTGTTTCACCGCAGCACGCGGCATATCGCCTTGACGCCGGAAGGCGAGAAGTTCCTGGAGCGCTGCCGGCGCATTCTCTGCGAGGTCGAGGCCGCCGAGCTGGAGCTGTCCGAAGCCACGGATGCGCCGCAAGGCAAGCTGCGGGTGAGCCTGCCGCGCTACAGCGGCCTGTTCGAGGAGGCCATCGCCGGCTTCATGCGCCAGTATCCCGAGGTGGAACTGGACCTGGACTTCACCGACCGCATGGTCGATGTGATCAGCGAGGGCTTCGATGCCGTGGTGCGCACCGGCGAGATGGACGATTCCGGCCTGAAGCGCCGTCGCCTGGGTGGGTTTCGCCGCATCCTGGCGGCCTCGCCCGGCTATCTGCGCCAGCATGGCGTCCCCAGGCGCGCCAGCGACCTGCGCCAGCACGCCTGCCTGCACTACCGCTATCCCAGCACCGGCCGGCTGGAAAAATGGCCGCTGAAGCTGGGGCCCGATGCGCAGGCGCCGGAGCTGCCGCTGACCCTGGTCTGCAACAGCGTCGAAATGCGGATATTCCTGGCGCTGGGCGGGCAGGGCATCGTGTGCCTGCCGGACTTCACGATCAGGAAGGAACTGGCCGCCGGCCGCTTGCAGGCCGTGATGGAGGATCGCACGCGCGGCAACGGCACGATGTGGGCGCTGTGGCCGGCCAGCCGCCATGCGTCGCCCAAGCTGCGCGTCTTCATCGACCATCTGGCGCAGCATCTGTTCCCCTGA
- a CDS encoding amidase: MPTAAPLNEIVAMSAHALSDAIRSRRVSCREVMQAYLAHIDQVNPKLNAIVARRDSAELLREADERDAQLAAGQWLGWLHGMPQAPKDLTAVRGMVTSMGSLVYKDLMTPHDSIMVERMRASGAIFIGRSNVPEFGLGSHTYNKVYGTTGNPYDAAKTAGGSSGGAAAALAARMLPVADGSDFGGSLRNPAAFCNVYGMRPSAGRVPPGPAPEVFLKQLSYEGPMGRTPRDLALMLSVMAGHDPRAPLSLTDDPAQFAQPLDADLAGKRVGWLGDWDGYLPMEPGILDLCVQALGDLGTAGCQVVDYQVPFAGDRLWRIWLAHRHLMVGGQFHALVQNPETRKLVKPALIWEVEGLDGMTARQVYQATEERSAWYQTVLRMFEDVDYLAVPSAQVFPFDAALDWPKEIAGRPMDTYHRWMETVTPWTLAGCPVISVPVGFNAAGLPMGMQLVGPPRGDLAVLRLAHAYEQARDWVQERPPQALWEQNA, encoded by the coding sequence ATGCCCACCGCCGCCCCGCTGAACGAGATCGTTGCCATGTCCGCGCACGCGCTGTCGGACGCGATCCGCAGCCGCCGCGTGTCCTGCCGCGAGGTGATGCAGGCCTACCTGGCGCATATCGATCAGGTCAATCCCAAGCTGAACGCCATCGTCGCGCGCCGCGACAGCGCGGAACTGCTGCGCGAGGCGGACGAGCGCGACGCCCAGCTGGCGGCGGGCCAGTGGCTGGGCTGGCTGCATGGCATGCCGCAGGCGCCCAAGGACCTGACGGCGGTGCGCGGCATGGTCACTTCCATGGGATCGCTGGTCTACAAGGACCTGATGACGCCGCATGATTCGATCATGGTCGAACGCATGCGCGCGTCGGGCGCGATCTTCATCGGCCGCAGCAATGTGCCGGAGTTCGGCCTGGGCTCGCACACCTACAACAAGGTCTACGGCACCACCGGCAATCCCTACGATGCCGCCAAGACCGCTGGCGGCAGCAGCGGCGGCGCGGCCGCGGCGCTGGCCGCCCGCATGCTGCCGGTGGCCGACGGCAGCGATTTCGGCGGATCGCTGCGTAATCCGGCGGCCTTCTGCAACGTCTATGGCATGCGCCCCTCGGCGGGCCGGGTGCCGCCCGGCCCCGCGCCCGAGGTGTTCCTGAAGCAGCTGTCCTATGAAGGGCCCATGGGGCGCACCCCGCGCGACCTTGCCCTGATGCTGTCGGTGATGGCGGGCCATGACCCGCGCGCGCCCTTGTCGCTGACGGACGACCCCGCGCAGTTCGCGCAGCCGCTGGACGCCGACCTCGCAGGCAAGCGCGTGGGCTGGCTGGGCGACTGGGACGGCTACCTGCCGATGGAGCCGGGCATCCTGGACTTGTGCGTGCAGGCCTTGGGCGACCTCGGAACAGCGGGGTGCCAGGTCGTGGACTACCAGGTCCCGTTCGCGGGCGACCGCCTCTGGCGCATCTGGCTGGCGCACCGGCATCTGATGGTGGGCGGGCAATTCCACGCGCTGGTCCAGAACCCCGAGACGCGCAAGCTGGTCAAGCCGGCGCTGATCTGGGAGGTCGAGGGGCTGGACGGCATGACGGCGCGGCAGGTCTACCAGGCGACCGAGGAACGCAGCGCCTGGTACCAGACCGTCCTGCGCATGTTCGAGGACGTGGACTATCTGGCCGTGCCGTCGGCGCAGGTGTTCCCCTTCGATGCGGCGCTGGACTGGCCCAAGGAGATCGCCGGACGGCCCATGGACACCTACCACCGCTGGATGGAGACCGTGACGCCATGGACGCTGGCCGGCTGCCCGGTGATCAGCGTGCCGGTGGGATTCAATGCCGCCGGTCTGCCGATGGGCATGCAACTCGTCGGACCGCCCCGCGGCGACCTGGCCGTGCTGCGGCTGGCCCACGCCTACGAACAGGCGCGCGACTGGGTGCAGGAGCGGCCGCCCCAGGCGCTCTGGGAGCAAAATGCCTGA
- a CDS encoding methyl-accepting chemotaxis protein codes for MKNLTLRQRILASFLVVLAIMALMVAVDYRRLLQIEAEVKMINTDAVPGIYYSTSIRAAWFAGFVVVQDAFNTDNDQQRRLVLEALPRNDQLLEEHIDLYRPTIARQDDRQMFEEFQKELQDYKRIRADILSPAMQADPVRAQTRIKADLRPSFYRGRDILARMVAENKKQADDAAVSIQQTVRSAETGMLVSLALAIAAAIICGVLLMRAIANPMRAIVHTLESTGGGDLTRRLKLARKDEFNAIEVGFNGMVDELTGLVGKTQRSAVQVATSVTEIAATSKQQQATASEVAATTTEIGATSREISATSRELVRTMTEVSGAAEQTASLAGSGQVGLARMEDTMRNVVGAAGSVNAKLAILNEKAGNITQVVTTITKVADQTNLLSLNAAIEAEKAGEYGRGFVVVATEIRRLADQTAVATYDIEQMVREIQSSVSAGVMGMDKFSEEVRRGMTDMQQVGDQLSQIIQQVQTLAPRVQMVNEGMQAQATGAEQINQALQQLSDAAQQTVESLRQSSLAIEELTLVANDLRSGVSRFKV; via the coding sequence ATGAAGAATCTGACGCTCCGCCAGCGCATCCTGGCCAGCTTCCTGGTCGTTCTGGCCATCATGGCGCTGATGGTGGCGGTGGACTACCGGCGGCTTCTGCAGATCGAGGCGGAAGTCAAGATGATCAACACCGACGCCGTGCCCGGGATCTACTACAGCACGTCGATCCGGGCGGCATGGTTCGCCGGCTTCGTCGTGGTGCAGGACGCGTTCAATACCGACAACGACCAGCAGCGCCGCCTGGTGCTGGAGGCGCTGCCCAGGAACGATCAGTTGCTGGAAGAGCACATCGACCTGTACCGCCCGACCATCGCCCGCCAGGACGATCGGCAGATGTTCGAGGAGTTCCAGAAGGAATTGCAGGACTACAAGCGGATCCGCGCCGACATCCTGTCGCCCGCCATGCAGGCGGATCCGGTGCGCGCGCAGACGCGCATCAAGGCCGACCTGCGGCCCTCGTTCTACCGGGGCCGGGACATCCTGGCCAGGATGGTGGCCGAAAACAAGAAGCAGGCCGACGATGCGGCGGTCAGCATCCAGCAGACCGTGAGATCGGCCGAAACCGGCATGCTGGTGTCCCTGGCGCTGGCCATCGCCGCGGCCATCATCTGCGGCGTGCTGCTGATGCGCGCCATCGCCAACCCGATGCGGGCCATCGTGCACACCTTGGAATCCACGGGCGGGGGCGACCTGACCCGCCGGCTGAAGCTTGCGCGCAAAGATGAGTTCAACGCCATCGAAGTGGGGTTCAACGGCATGGTGGACGAACTGACCGGGCTGGTCGGCAAGACGCAGCGTTCGGCCGTGCAGGTGGCGACCTCGGTGACCGAGATCGCGGCCACGTCCAAGCAGCAGCAGGCGACGGCGTCCGAAGTCGCCGCCACGACGACCGAGATCGGCGCCACCTCGCGCGAGATCTCGGCGACTTCGCGCGAACTGGTGCGCACCATGACGGAAGTCTCCGGCGCCGCGGAGCAGACCGCTTCGCTGGCGGGCAGCGGGCAGGTGGGCCTGGCGCGCATGGAAGACACCATGCGCAACGTGGTGGGCGCGGCCGGTTCGGTCAACGCCAAGCTGGCCATCCTGAACGAGAAGGCGGGCAATATCACGCAGGTCGTCACCACGATCACAAAGGTGGCCGACCAGACCAACCTGCTGTCGCTGAACGCGGCCATCGAGGCCGAGAAGGCCGGCGAATATGGCCGGGGCTTCGTGGTGGTGGCCACCGAGATCCGCCGCCTGGCCGACCAGACGGCGGTAGCCACCTACGACATCGAGCAGATGGTGCGCGAGATCCAGTCGTCCGTGTCGGCGGGCGTGATGGGCATGGACAAGTTTTCGGAAGAAGTGCGGCGCGGCATGACCGACATGCAGCAAGTGGGCGACCAGCTCTCGCAGATCATCCAGCAGGTGCAGACGTTGGCGCCCCGCGTGCAGATGGTCAACGAAGGCATGCAGGCGCAGGCGACGGGCGCCGAGCAGATCAACCAGGCCCTGCAGCAGCTGAGCGACGCGGCGCAGCAGACCGTGGAATCCTTGCGGCAATCCAGCCTGGCCATCGAGGAGCTGACGCTGGTGGCCAACGACCTGCGCAGCGGCGTGTCGCGCTTCAAGGTGTGA
- a CDS encoding chemotaxis protein CheW, producing the protein MTDPAACAPLAAATAGAGRRLYLLFRIGADRYALDAGDIVEVLGLRVFKQVPAAPPWVAGMMGRRGEAVPVIDMSALAGAGAAAAVTSTRLALVRYRGDPRAGERMLGLILEQATETVHYDPAAFQPHALDNPDARYLGPVLSDAHGMVQAVKVDDLLPPHARALLFPDASAAAGGLRP; encoded by the coding sequence ATGACAGACCCTGCCGCTTGCGCGCCTTTGGCCGCGGCCACCGCGGGCGCCGGACGCCGGCTGTACCTGCTTTTCCGCATCGGCGCCGACCGCTATGCGCTGGATGCCGGGGACATCGTCGAAGTGCTGGGCCTGCGCGTATTCAAGCAGGTGCCCGCCGCGCCGCCCTGGGTGGCGGGCATGATGGGGCGGCGCGGCGAGGCCGTGCCGGTCATCGACATGAGCGCGCTGGCCGGCGCAGGCGCCGCGGCGGCCGTGACCAGCACGCGGCTGGCGCTGGTGCGCTACCGGGGCGATCCGCGGGCGGGCGAACGCATGCTCGGCCTGATCCTGGAGCAGGCCACCGAAACCGTCCACTACGATCCGGCCGCGTTCCAGCCCCATGCGCTGGACAATCCCGATGCCCGATATCTCGGGCCGGTCCTGAGCGATGCGCACGGCATGGTGCAGGCCGTCAAGGTCGATGACCTGCTGCCGCCGCATGCGCGGGCGCTGCTGTTTCCGGATGCGTCCGCCGCGGCGGGCGGGCTGCGGCCATGA
- a CDS encoding CheR family methyltransferase yields the protein MSRLIDQFSGLLKRKMGLDSGSIGQAAVERAVRHRMHAAGVDDEQDYLMRVQASPVEMQQLIEAVIVPETWFFRYPESQAAMAELARERLFAAGSEHRVLRVLSVPCSSGEEPYSIAMALLDAGVPAQRFLVDAVDISVRMVQFAQCGVYGRNSFRGDDLAFRDRHFSETPDGHRLADQVRERVRFQSGNLFDPGLLAGVAGYDFVFCRNLLIYFDMATQERAVQVLRRFTREDGVIFVGPAETSLLTGRRLPSVPIARSFAFRARPAAAPVDAPASPPAYRPIVHGWTPPRRPAPQAPAARLPLPHAAIADAPPMPGGDASGQAAQASLRHIAALADQGKVQDAMAQCRVHIETHGASAEALHLQGLLLDAAGNARQAQAAYRKALYLDPTHREALLHLAALIASDGDHEGARRLQARAARQEARRE from the coding sequence ATGAGCCGGCTCATCGACCAATTCAGCGGCTTGCTCAAGCGCAAGATGGGGCTGGACAGCGGCTCCATCGGCCAGGCCGCCGTCGAGCGCGCCGTCCGCCACCGCATGCATGCGGCCGGCGTGGACGACGAGCAGGATTACCTGATGCGGGTGCAGGCCTCGCCCGTGGAAATGCAGCAGCTGATCGAGGCCGTGATCGTGCCGGAGACCTGGTTCTTCCGGTATCCCGAATCGCAGGCCGCCATGGCGGAACTGGCGCGCGAGCGCCTGTTCGCCGCGGGCTCCGAACACCGGGTGTTGCGGGTGCTGAGCGTGCCCTGTTCCAGCGGCGAAGAGCCGTATTCCATTGCCATGGCGCTGCTGGATGCCGGCGTGCCGGCGCAACGCTTCCTGGTGGACGCGGTGGACATCAGCGTGCGCATGGTCCAATTCGCGCAGTGCGGCGTATATGGCCGTAATTCCTTCCGGGGCGATGACCTGGCGTTTCGCGACCGCCATTTTTCCGAGACACCGGACGGCCATAGGCTGGCCGATCAGGTACGGGAGCGGGTCCGGTTCCAGTCCGGCAACCTGTTCGATCCCGGTCTGCTGGCCGGCGTCGCCGGCTACGACTTCGTGTTCTGCCGCAATCTGCTCATCTACTTCGACATGGCCACGCAGGAGCGCGCGGTGCAGGTGCTGCGGCGCTTCACGCGCGAGGACGGCGTGATCTTCGTGGGTCCCGCCGAGACCAGCCTGCTGACCGGACGCCGTCTGCCCTCCGTGCCCATCGCGCGTTCGTTCGCGTTTCGGGCCCGGCCGGCTGCGGCGCCGGTGGATGCGCCAGCGTCCCCGCCTGCGTATCGGCCCATCGTGCACGGCTGGACTCCGCCCAGGCGCCCGGCCCCGCAGGCGCCCGCGGCCCGCTTGCCGTTGCCGCACGCCGCCATTGCCGACGCGCCGCCCATGCCAGGAGGCGATGCGTCCGGGCAGGCCGCGCAGGCGTCGCTGCGCCACATCGCCGCCCTGGCGGACCAGGGCAAGGTGCAGGACGCGATGGCGCAGTGCCGGGTCCACATCGAGACCCACGGCGCCAGCGCCGAGGCGCTGCATCTGCAAGGCCTGCTGCTGGATGCGGCGGGCAATGCGCGGCAGGCGCAGGCCGCCTACCGCAAGGCGCTGTACCTGGACCCGACCCATCGCGAGGCCCTGCTGCACCTGGCCGCGCTGATCGCTTCCGATGGCGACCACGAAGGCGCGCGCCGCCTGCAAGCGCGCGCGGCGCGGCAGGAGGCACGACGTGAGTGA
- a CDS encoding chemotaxis protein CheW, with translation MATLSDVDDCWNRIGIQGDKSCEQLPGHVHCRNCPVYSAAAKRILDRLPPRMEEHDDGVAVHQAANLSSLLVFRLHGEWLGLPTRTLDEVASTRGIMSLPHRRDPAVLGVTNVRGTLTVCVSLSRLLGLDAAAPDARERPATARMLIFGGAGRAVVLPVDEVEGMHAVDLDALEPLPATVEGASLKYSRGVARCGTRAVGVLDETLLMQALERSLA, from the coding sequence ATGGCGACGCTGTCCGACGTGGACGATTGCTGGAACCGCATCGGCATCCAGGGAGACAAGAGCTGCGAGCAGTTGCCCGGACATGTGCATTGCCGCAACTGTCCCGTGTATTCGGCGGCCGCCAAGCGCATCCTGGACCGGCTGCCGCCGCGGATGGAAGAGCACGACGACGGCGTGGCCGTGCATCAGGCCGCCAACCTGTCTTCGCTGCTGGTGTTCCGGCTGCACGGCGAATGGCTGGGACTGCCGACCCGGACGCTGGACGAGGTGGCCAGCACCCGCGGCATCATGAGCCTGCCGCATCGCCGTGATCCGGCGGTGCTGGGCGTGACCAATGTGCGCGGCACGCTGACGGTATGCGTGTCCTTGTCCCGCCTGCTGGGGCTGGACGCGGCGGCGCCGGACGCGCGCGAGCGGCCCGCCACGGCGCGCATGCTTATTTTTGGCGGCGCGGGACGGGCGGTGGTGCTGCCGGTGGACGAGGTGGAGGGCATGCATGCCGTCGATCTCGACGCGCTGGAACCGCTGCCGGCGACGGTGGAAGGCGCCAGCCTCAAGTATTCGCGCGGGGTGGCCCGCTGCGGCACCCGCGCCGTGGGCGTCCTGGACGAGACCTTGTTGATGCAAGCTTTGGAACGGAGTCTGGCGTGA